CGGCGCGCGGTGACCGTCGTGGACGTGGGAGGGCAGGACTCCAAGATGATCGTTCTCGACGGCGCCGGCGCGCGCCTGCGCTTCCGAATGAACCGGAAGTGCGCGGCGGGGACGGGAGCCTTCCTCGAGGAGATGGCCCGCCGCCTCGACGTCCCGATCGCGGAGCTCGACGCTCTCGCCCGCCGCTCCACGAAGAAAGTCTCCCTCGGCAGCTTCTGCACGGTCTTCGCGGCGACCGAAGTGCTGGCCAAGATCCGCGCCGGCGAGAAGCCGGAAGACCTCGCCCACGCCGCCCTGCGCTCGGTCGCGCGGCAGGCGACGGAAGGGGAGAACGTCGTCGGCCCCGTGATCGCGACGGGCGGCGTGGCGGAGCACCTGCCTCTCTTCGCCGAGATCCTCGCCGACGTGCTCGGGACCTCCGTCGACGTGCCGGCGCATGCGCAGGCTTGCGGCGCGTTCGGGGCCGCGCTCGTGGCGCGCGACGGGTCCGGCTCCGACGACGCGGACCCGCGATGACCGCGCTCCCGCTCGCCGCCGGCCGGGAGAAGATCGGGTTCGCCGGCCTCGACGCCTTCTTCCACCCCCGAGCGATCGCCGTGATCGGCGCCTCGCCCCAGAAGCTCACGATCGGTCACCGGATCCTGGAAAACCTCGCGGCATACGGGTTTCCCGGCCCCGTCTATCCGGTGCACCCGACGGCCGGCGCCGTGAACGGCCTCCGCGCCTACCGAACCCTGCGCGAGATCGACGGCCCCGTCGATCTCGCCCACATCATCGTGAAGAGCGCGATGGTGCTCGATCAGCTGGAGGAGTGCGCGCACAAGGGCGTCGCGGCGGTCATCGTGAACACGTCGGGCTTCCGCGAGGTCGGGAGCGAGGGGGAGGATCGGGAGCGCCGGCTCGCAGAGCGGGCGCGCGAGCTCGGAATCCGCGTCTTCGGTCCCAACTGCCAGGGCGTGATCAGCACGGACCCCGCCTGTCCGCTCTACTCCAACTTCACCTTCGCGCGCGTTCGGCCCGGGGTCGTCTCGATCGTCGCCCAGGGCGGCGGCGTCGGGGAAGTGGTCAACAACGAGCTCCAGGAGCGGGGCGTCGGCCTGCGGATGTACGCCTCCAACGGCAACGCCTGCGACGTGAGCGTGCCGGAAATCCTCGAGTATTTCGGGGCCGACGACGGCGCTCGCGTGATCGTCCTCCACGTGGAGAGCATTCCCGATCCGCGCCGTCTCCTCGAGGTGGCCCGCGCCGTCACGCGGCGCAAGCCCGTCCTCGCCTTGAAGTCGGGCACGACCCGCGAGGGCGCGAAGGCGGTCGCCTCGCACACGGGCGGGCTCCTCGAGGAGGACGCCACGGCGGACCTCGTCTTCGAGGCGGCCGGCATCGTGCGCGTGCGGTCGACCCGGGAGCTCTGCGACGCGGCGTCGGCCCTCTCCCGCCAGCCCGCGGCGCGGGGCCGGCGCCTCGCCGTCCTGACGAACGCGGGAAGCCCCGCGATCTGCGCCACGGACGAGGCGGTGAACCGGGGACTTTCCCTCCCGGAACCCTCCGCCGGGACGAAGGCGGAGCTTCGGGCGTCGCTCTTCGCCACCGCCTCGCTCCACAACCCGGTGGACATGATGGCGACGGCGACCGCGCGCGAGTACGGCGCGGCGATCCGCGCGCTCCTCGGGGATCCGGGCTACGACGCGCTCCTCGTCTCCTTCATCACGCCCTTCTTCGTCGACTGCGAGGCGGTCGCGCGCGAGATCGTGGCGGCGAGCGCCGGCGCGCGCATCCCGGTCGTCGCCAACGTGATGGCGAGCCCCGAGAGAGAAGAGGTGGTTCGGATCCTGGAAGCGGCGGGGATCCCCTCCTTCTACCATCCGGAGGCGGCGGCCGGGGCGGCGGCCGCTCTCTCGCGCGCCGGCGAGATGATGCGGCGAACGGACGAACCCGGCCGAGTCGAGCTCTCGCGCGTCGACGAGAGCGGAGGCCGGGCGGCCGTCGAGTCCGCTCTCGCGCGTGGAGGCGGCTGGCTCGACCCCGCGGAGGCGTTCGCGCTCGCGTCGTCGTACGGCATCCCGGTCCCGGAGTGGGGCAGCGCCGCGACTCCGGAAGAGGCGGCGGCGGAGGCCGAGCGGATCGGGTTCCCGGTCGTCCTGAAGGCGGTCGCACGGGATCTCGTTCATCGCAGCGACGAGGACGCGGTCGTCCTCGACCTGCGCGACCGGAGCAACGTTCTCGCCGCGGCGGCCGATCTCCTCGACCGGTTCGCGCGGAGATCGCCGTCGCTCGTCGTCCAGAAGCAGGCGCCGGCCGGGACCGAGGTCCTCGTCGGCGCGGCCGCGGTGGCGAACCTCGGCCACACCGTCGCGTTCGGTCTCGGCGGTATCCTCGTCGAAGCCGTGAACGACGTCGTCTTCGGTCTGGCCCCGATGGCTTCGCAGGACGCGGAGAGGATGATCGGCTCGATCCGGGGGGCGCGTCTCCTCGAGGCCGGGCGGGGAAAGCCCGGCGCCGACCGCGCCGCTCTCGTCGACCTCCTTCTTCGGGTGAGCCGTCTCGTGACGGACAATCCCCGAATCCGGGAGCTCGACCTGAACCCCGTCATCGCGCGGCCGGCAGGCGAGGCCACGATGGCGGTCGACGTCCGCGCGCGGGTGGAGGCGCGATGAAGAAGCGGCTCGTCTCCCTCCGCGTCAACGGGGCGGAGCACGAGATCGCGGTGCCGCCCTGGCGGACGTTGAACGACGCGCTCCGCGAGGACCTGCGTCTGACCGGAACGAAGAAGGGGTGCGGCGACGGCGATTGCGGCGCCTGCACCGTCCTGCTCGACGGCCGTTCGGTGGTGTCCTGCCTCACCCTCGCCGTGGACGCGGAGGGGTGCGACATCGTCACGGTCGAGGGGCTCGCGCCAGGACGCGAGCGGCTGCATCCCGTGCAGCAGAGCTTCATCGAGAAGGGAGCCATCCAGTGCGGCTTTTGCACGCCGGGGATGGAGCTCTCCGCCGTCTTCCTGCTCGGGAAGAATCCGAGCCCCTCCGAGCCGGAAATCCGCGCCGGTCTCTCGGGCAACCTCTGCCGCTGCACCGGCTACGCGAAGATCGTCGAGGCGATCCGCGACGCCGCCGCGCGCGGCACGGGCGGGAGGTCGTAGGCTCATGCCCGCCGCCCGTTTCGAGTTCCTCTCTCCGAGGAGCCTGGCGGAGACACTCGAGATCCTCTCCCGGTACGGAGATCGTGCGCGGGTGCTCGCGGGCGGCACCGATCTCGTCCCGAAGCTCCTCAGGGGAACGTTGCGGCCGGAGGCCGTCGTCTCGCTGCGCCACGTCGAGGAGCTCCGCGGCCTGACGTTCGATCCCGATCGGGGACTCTCGATCGGCGCGGCCGTCCGCCACGCGGAGGTGATGGAGCATCCCGACGTGCGGGCGCACTACCCGGCCCTGGTCCATGCCCTCTCGCAGCTCGCCACCGTTCAGGTCCGCAACATGGGGACGATCGCCGGCAACCTCTGCAACGCGTCCCCCTGCGCCGACAGCGCCCCGATCCTGCTCGCCCGGGAGGCTCGCCTCGAGATCGGAGGCCCCGCCGGGTCGCGCTCGCTGCCGCTTTCGGAGTTCTTCCTCGGACCGGGTCGCACGTCGCTCGCGGCGGGCGAGCTGCTGACGGCGATCCGGGTCCCGCCACCGGCGCCGCGCGCGGCGTTCGCGTTCCGCTCCATCTCGGGCCGTTCGAGAGTGGACATGAGCGCCGCTTCCGTCGCGGCGATGGTCCGGCTCGAGGACGGCCGGATCGCCGGCGCGCGGATCTTCCTCGGTGCGGTCGGTCCCACCGCCCTGCGCGCGCCGCGAGCGGAGGAGGTCCTGCGCGGCGGGGTCCCGGACGACGCTCTCCTCGCACAAGCCGGCGAGGCCGCGGCGGCCGAGTCGAAACCGATCAGCGACGTGCGCGCGACGGCCGCCTGGCGGCGCCGCATGGTCTCCGTTCTCGCGCGGCGCGCGCTCGCCGAGGCGGCGGAAAGGGCGAGGGCGTGAGCGAGTTCTCGGTGATCGGCAAGCGCGTCCCGCGCGTCGACGCCTGGGAGAAGGCGACGGGCGAGGCGCGATACACGGACGACTTCTCCCTTCCCGGGATGCTCCACGGCCGGCTCCTCCGGAGCCCGGTTCCCCATGCCCGGATCGTCTCGATCGACACGAGCCGCGCGAAGGCGCTTCCGGGCGTCGCCGCGGTCGTCACCGCGGCGGATTTCCCCCAGGTGAATTACGGGAACTGGCGCCTCGTCCCTTCGACGCAGGACGAGACGGCCCTCGCGAGGGAAACCGTGCGCTTCGTCGGCGACGAGGTCGCCGCCGTCGCGGCCGTGGATCGCGATACGGCCGAGGAAGCGCTCGCGCTCATCCGCGTCGAGTACGAGGAGCGGCCCGGAGTCTTCGACATCGATGCCGCGACGGGGGCGGGCGCCCCGATCCTCCACGAGGGAACGCCCGGGAACGTGAGCGTCACGAGGAACATCTCCTACGGAGATCTCGACG
This region of Thermoanaerobaculia bacterium genomic DNA includes:
- a CDS encoding acyl-CoA dehydratase activase — protein: MPESNGYFAGIDVGSTTTKAVIVDGAGVLRAAAVARSGADFERAASRTLDEALAIAGIPRRRIGRIVSTGYGRRNVPFADDRRTEIACHARGAFEQARRAVTVVDVGGQDSKMIVLDGAGARLRFRMNRKCAAGTGAFLEEMARRLDVPIAELDALARRSTKKVSLGSFCTVFAATEVLAKIRAGEKPEDLAHAALRSVARQATEGENVVGPVIATGGVAEHLPLFAEILADVLGTSVDVPAHAQACGAFGAALVARDGSGSDDADPR
- a CDS encoding acetate--CoA ligase family protein, with the translated sequence MTALPLAAGREKIGFAGLDAFFHPRAIAVIGASPQKLTIGHRILENLAAYGFPGPVYPVHPTAGAVNGLRAYRTLREIDGPVDLAHIIVKSAMVLDQLEECAHKGVAAVIVNTSGFREVGSEGEDRERRLAERARELGIRVFGPNCQGVISTDPACPLYSNFTFARVRPGVVSIVAQGGGVGEVVNNELQERGVGLRMYASNGNACDVSVPEILEYFGADDGARVIVLHVESIPDPRRLLEVARAVTRRKPVLALKSGTTREGAKAVASHTGGLLEEDATADLVFEAAGIVRVRSTRELCDAASALSRQPAARGRRLAVLTNAGSPAICATDEAVNRGLSLPEPSAGTKAELRASLFATASLHNPVDMMATATAREYGAAIRALLGDPGYDALLVSFITPFFVDCEAVAREIVAASAGARIPVVANVMASPEREEVVRILEAAGIPSFYHPEAAAGAAAALSRAGEMMRRTDEPGRVELSRVDESGGRAAVESALARGGGWLDPAEAFALASSYGIPVPEWGSAATPEEAAAEAERIGFPVVLKAVARDLVHRSDEDAVVLDLRDRSNVLAAAADLLDRFARRSPSLVVQKQAPAGTEVLVGAAAVANLGHTVAFGLGGILVEAVNDVVFGLAPMASQDAERMIGSIRGARLLEAGRGKPGADRAALVDLLLRVSRLVTDNPRIRELDLNPVIARPAGEATMAVDVRARVEAR
- a CDS encoding (2Fe-2S)-binding protein, giving the protein MKKRLVSLRVNGAEHEIAVPPWRTLNDALREDLRLTGTKKGCGDGDCGACTVLLDGRSVVSCLTLAVDAEGCDIVTVEGLAPGRERLHPVQQSFIEKGAIQCGFCTPGMELSAVFLLGKNPSPSEPEIRAGLSGNLCRCTGYAKIVEAIRDAAARGTGGRS
- a CDS encoding xanthine dehydrogenase family protein subunit M, which translates into the protein MPAARFEFLSPRSLAETLEILSRYGDRARVLAGGTDLVPKLLRGTLRPEAVVSLRHVEELRGLTFDPDRGLSIGAAVRHAEVMEHPDVRAHYPALVHALSQLATVQVRNMGTIAGNLCNASPCADSAPILLAREARLEIGGPAGSRSLPLSEFFLGPGRTSLAAGELLTAIRVPPPAPRAAFAFRSISGRSRVDMSAASVAAMVRLEDGRIAGARIFLGAVGPTALRAPRAEEVLRGGVPDDALLAQAGEAAAAESKPISDVRATAAWRRRMVSVLARRALAEAAERARA
- a CDS encoding molybdopterin cofactor-binding domain-containing protein, with amino-acid sequence MSEFSVIGKRVPRVDAWEKATGEARYTDDFSLPGMLHGRLLRSPVPHARIVSIDTSRAKALPGVAAVVTAADFPQVNYGNWRLVPSTQDETALARETVRFVGDEVAAVAAVDRDTAEEALALIRVEYEERPGVFDIDAATGAGAPILHEGTPGNVSVTRNISYGDLDEQFARSDYVREDTFELQAVSPAYLEPCSTLAVVDEQGRVALTSSTQTPYIVQCLLAKALGIRENEVRVVKPALGG